Proteins from a genomic interval of Psychrobacter urativorans:
- a CDS encoding di-heme oxidoredictase family protein, translating into MTVMRSTTFCSSLIFSKLSSKLALSVLCVLSLSACQSQDADSQNQALTAERTQTIEALAGVPMQQLATFDPQEIKQGGDTGIKITSSESYSMPSSNLTASRKGNFFIGNAFFKQPWVIAPASTDSRDGLGALFNVAACQSCHIKDGRGHAPMTSDSDADSLLIRLAMPATTDAQRQQLQNSLIEKVVHPIYGGQLQDRGIQGVPAEARIKIQWTDKPVTFADGHIETLRAPTFHLTNPGYGAFDDELMISPRIALPMIGLGLLDQIPDDDIKKQAVNNHKKADNSGNLIRGKFNLAMDPQTGKVGLGRFGWKAGQTKLLTQNQSAFNEDMGLTSSIRPHESCMPAQTACLKATPGADEQGNGKPAVEVSDDVAKFVEFYTRNLAVPHRRHADDKLVLAGKKRFYDMGCQSCHTPRYQLPKTKDDNLEQHGQVIYPYTDLLLHDMGDDLADRTIAGKLPPKNVQVEFLANSYEWRTPALWGIGLAQTVDAQATFLHDGRARTLMEAVLWHGGEAAKQREQVLQLDKKGRAELTAFLQSL; encoded by the coding sequence ATGACCGTCATGCGCTCCACCACTTTTTGTTCTTCCTTAATATTCAGTAAATTATCATCAAAACTGGCGCTCAGCGTTTTATGCGTACTGTCGCTCAGTGCTTGTCAATCACAAGATGCTGACAGTCAAAATCAGGCGCTAACCGCCGAGCGTACGCAAACGATTGAAGCGCTAGCGGGCGTGCCGATGCAGCAGCTGGCGACCTTTGACCCACAAGAGATTAAGCAAGGCGGTGATACGGGTATTAAGATTACCAGTAGCGAGAGTTACTCGATGCCGTCGTCAAATTTGACTGCGTCACGCAAAGGCAACTTTTTTATTGGCAATGCTTTTTTTAAACAGCCGTGGGTGATTGCGCCTGCCAGTACCGATAGTCGTGATGGACTGGGCGCGTTATTTAATGTGGCGGCTTGTCAATCGTGCCATATCAAAGATGGTCGCGGTCATGCGCCAATGACAAGCGATTCCGATGCTGACAGTTTATTAATTCGTCTTGCTATGCCAGCGACGACTGATGCGCAGCGTCAACAATTACAGAATTCACTAATCGAAAAAGTCGTGCATCCTATCTATGGTGGTCAGCTACAAGATCGCGGTATTCAAGGCGTTCCTGCTGAAGCACGTATCAAAATCCAGTGGACAGATAAGCCGGTCACTTTTGCCGATGGTCATATTGAGACTTTACGCGCACCAACCTTTCATTTGACTAACCCCGGCTATGGTGCATTTGATGATGAACTGATGATATCGCCACGTATTGCGTTGCCGATGATTGGACTGGGGTTATTAGACCAAATTCCTGACGACGATATTAAAAAACAAGCCGTTAATAATCATAAAAAGGCGGATAATAGTGGCAACCTGATTCGTGGTAAATTTAACCTCGCCATGGATCCACAAACAGGTAAAGTTGGACTAGGTCGTTTTGGTTGGAAAGCAGGACAAACCAAACTCTTGACTCAGAACCAAAGTGCCTTTAATGAAGATATGGGGCTGACCTCAAGTATTCGTCCGCATGAATCTTGTATGCCTGCGCAAACGGCATGTCTAAAGGCAACTCCTGGTGCTGATGAACAAGGTAATGGTAAACCAGCGGTTGAGGTCAGTGATGATGTTGCTAAGTTCGTAGAATTTTATACGCGTAATCTCGCTGTACCACACAGACGCCATGCTGATGATAAATTAGTCCTAGCCGGTAAAAAGCGCTTTTATGATATGGGTTGTCAGAGCTGTCATACGCCAAGATATCAATTGCCCAAAACGAAAGATGATAATCTTGAGCAGCATGGACAGGTGATTTATCCTTATACTGATTTATTACTGCATGATATGGGCGATGATTTAGCGGATCGCACCATTGCGGGCAAGTTACCGCCAAAAAATGTGCAAGTTGAGTTTTTAGCCAATTCTTATGAATGGCGAACGCCTGCATTGTGGGGTATTGGCTTGGCGCAAACCGTAGATGCACAGGCGACATTCTTGCATGATGGTCGCGCGCGCACCTTGATGGAAGCGGTACTGTGGCATGGCGGGGAAGCCGCTAAACAGCGCGAACAAGTATTACAGTTAGACAAGAAAGGTCGTGCTGAGCTGACTGCTTTTTTACAATCTTTATAG
- a CDS encoding imelysin family protein codes for MTSTTVTSRKILPTTLAAALAAMLMVTGCSKQNNEETAATDTQAETAQSGNKTKTSAAEQANIDRLILSYSDMVQAAYQDSLDTAKVLQTAVNTYVATPTQTNLDAAKAAYKAARLPYSQTEVFRFDEGFVTANDKRAIGSIDGWEPQLNAWPLDEALIDYVSDGYEGEYNSKENIINSDSITVGSLKQDTKTITPEILAKMNEIGGSEANVTTGYHAIEFLLWGQDTNGVGEGAGNRPFSDYLTTDGQCTSGDTINKDVSICERRGQYLKAATQLLVDDLTAMQAQWQPDSENTLRSDMMARKDTNGLRQILYQMGSLALGELASQRMQVAFVTGSTEDEHECFSDLTHLSYANNALGIQNVFNGSYKTVEGKTIGGYGIKQYLIDTNHKDAADKLTADFKTVEDAFNVIVDKGENENIKVDQMIATVGQASKQGISAEEQNVRRGWIENAINGLKELTTGIENAASALGIDNLDADSGSQF; via the coding sequence ATGACCAGCACTACAGTGACGAGCCGTAAGATTTTACCAACTACTTTAGCGGCTGCTCTTGCCGCGATGCTGATGGTGACAGGTTGTAGCAAACAAAATAATGAAGAGACCGCTGCGACGGATACGCAAGCAGAAACTGCTCAATCAGGTAATAAGACTAAAACGTCCGCCGCTGAGCAAGCTAATATTGATCGATTGATTCTCAGTTATTCAGATATGGTGCAGGCAGCTTATCAGGATTCGTTAGACACTGCGAAAGTGCTCCAAACCGCGGTCAATACGTATGTCGCTACGCCAACGCAAACTAATCTTGATGCGGCAAAAGCAGCTTATAAGGCAGCGCGGCTACCGTATTCCCAAACAGAGGTGTTTCGTTTTGATGAAGGTTTTGTCACCGCGAATGACAAGCGCGCAATCGGCAGCATCGATGGCTGGGAACCGCAGCTCAATGCATGGCCACTCGATGAGGCGCTCATTGATTATGTCAGTGACGGCTATGAGGGCGAATATAATAGTAAAGAAAACATCATTAATAGTGACAGCATTACCGTTGGTAGCTTGAAGCAAGATACCAAAACGATTACCCCTGAGATATTAGCCAAAATGAATGAAATTGGCGGTAGTGAAGCCAACGTCACTACCGGCTATCACGCCATTGAGTTTTTATTATGGGGTCAGGATACCAATGGCGTGGGCGAAGGTGCAGGCAATCGTCCTTTTAGCGACTACCTAACGACTGATGGACAGTGTACCAGCGGTGATACAATTAATAAAGATGTCAGCATTTGCGAGCGTCGAGGTCAGTATCTAAAAGCGGCAACGCAGCTATTGGTTGATGACTTAACCGCGATGCAAGCCCAGTGGCAGCCAGATAGCGAAAACACCTTACGTAGCGATATGATGGCGCGTAAAGACACGAATGGTCTGCGCCAAATTTTGTATCAAATGGGCAGCTTAGCGTTGGGTGAGCTTGCATCTCAGCGTATGCAGGTGGCATTTGTTACCGGCTCAACCGAAGATGAGCATGAGTGCTTTAGTGACTTGACGCATCTGAGCTATGCTAATAATGCGCTTGGTATTCAAAACGTCTTTAATGGTAGCTATAAAACAGTAGAGGGCAAAACCATTGGTGGCTACGGTATTAAACAGTATCTGATTGACACCAATCATAAAGACGCTGCGGATAAGCTGACCGCTGACTTTAAGACTGTAGAAGACGCCTTTAATGTCATCGTTGATAAAGGTGAAAATGAGAATATTAAAGTGGATCAAATGATTGCGACGGTTGGGCAAGCGAGCAAACAAGGCATTAGCGCAGAAGAACAAAACGTACGTCGTGGTTGGATTGAAAATGCCATTAATGGGTTAAAAGAGCTCACTACTGGCATTGAAAACGCTGCAAGCGCCTTAGGTATTGATAATTTAGATGCTGATTCTGGCTCACAGTTTTAG
- a CDS encoding OmpA family protein, which produces MRNKMIALAVVSCVAITGCATDPSTGQQRLNKSAIGALAGAAGGAAISKATGGDKTGRDAAIGGVLGAGVGYYMERQAKQLQQQMAGTGVIVKPNANGNIDLVMPGNITFSFDNATLSTSFMPTLDKLASTMNEYNQNTITIAGHTDSVGNPSYNMNLSRDRANSVRNYLVNRGVSSNRINVVAYGQTRPIADNSNEYGRQQNRRVEVTVNAPNSVR; this is translated from the coding sequence ATGCGTAATAAAATGATAGCTTTAGCCGTTGTATCATGTGTAGCAATAACTGGTTGTGCGACAGATCCAAGTACTGGACAACAACGCCTTAACAAATCTGCTATCGGAGCTCTAGCTGGTGCAGCGGGTGGGGCAGCTATTTCTAAAGCGACTGGTGGTGATAAAACGGGTCGTGATGCTGCAATTGGTGGTGTACTTGGTGCTGGTGTTGGTTACTACATGGAGCGTCAAGCTAAACAGCTTCAGCAGCAAATGGCGGGTACTGGTGTAATCGTGAAGCCAAATGCTAACGGTAATATCGACTTGGTTATGCCGGGTAATATTACTTTCTCATTTGATAATGCTACGCTTAGCACCTCGTTTATGCCAACGCTTGATAAGCTTGCTTCAACCATGAACGAGTATAACCAAAATACCATCACTATTGCTGGTCATACAGACAGTGTGGGTAATCCTTCTTATAATATGAACTTGTCACGTGACCGTGCCAATTCAGTAAGAAACTATCTGGTTAATCGCGGTGTGTCTTCTAATCGCATTAATGTGGTTGCTTATGGTCAAACACGTCCAATCGCTGATAACAGCAATGAATACGGTCGTCAGCAAAACCGTCGTGTTGAAGTGACAGTTAACGCACCAAACAGCGTTCGTTAA
- a CDS encoding acyltransferase — MRLASSIQKLHQRAPKLGKAVSLATATGVIAANSVAAGLPVWLMGAAKVITGSQVADDTVIKVTNYWIHSNNALINNILPQKDWRISLPDDVHIDGKYLLISNHQSWVDTSIMQYISENRLPLTRFFTKFELIYIPVIGQAFYFLDFPMMRRHSKEAIAKNPALKGKDIEEAKRACALLKNKPFTLLNYLEGTRFTKAKQEKQQSPYQHLLKPRAGGLSLAINALGAEIDGILDMTIVYPDGVPTYSDLWKGNIKRLGVDVRYIEMPAPLFAAIEDGSYENNEDIKAQTFDWLDHAWQQKDKRIEQMLADFEANPADKNA; from the coding sequence ATGAGACTGGCTTCTTCCATTCAAAAACTTCATCAGCGTGCGCCTAAATTAGGCAAAGCGGTTTCATTAGCGACAGCTACTGGGGTCATCGCGGCTAATAGTGTTGCTGCTGGTCTACCGGTATGGCTGATGGGTGCGGCGAAAGTCATTACGGGTTCGCAAGTTGCAGACGATACGGTGATTAAAGTCACTAACTATTGGATTCATAGTAATAATGCTTTGATTAATAATATTTTACCGCAAAAAGACTGGCGTATTAGCTTGCCTGACGACGTGCATATAGATGGTAAATACTTACTGATTAGCAACCACCAATCTTGGGTGGATACCAGTATCATGCAATATATCAGTGAAAATCGATTGCCGTTAACGCGATTTTTCACTAAGTTTGAGCTGATTTATATTCCTGTGATTGGGCAAGCGTTTTATTTTTTAGATTTCCCGATGATGCGCCGTCACTCAAAAGAAGCCATCGCTAAAAACCCAGCATTAAAAGGTAAGGATATCGAAGAAGCCAAGCGCGCTTGTGCGTTACTCAAAAATAAACCCTTTACCTTACTGAATTATCTAGAAGGCACACGCTTTACGAAAGCAAAACAAGAGAAGCAGCAGTCGCCGTATCAGCATTTGCTCAAACCACGAGCGGGCGGCTTATCGCTAGCGATTAATGCCTTAGGTGCAGAGATTGATGGTATTTTGGACATGACGATTGTTTATCCAGACGGCGTGCCGACATACAGTGACTTATGGAAAGGCAATATCAAGCGTTTAGGCGTTGATGTCCGTTATATTGAAATGCCTGCGCCTTTATTTGCTGCTATTGAAGATGGCAGTTATGAAAATAACGAAGACATTAAGGCGCAAACATTTGATTGGCTTGACCATGCTTGGCAGCAAAAAGACAAACGTATTGAGCAAATGCTGGCTGATTTTGAGGCTAATCCCGCCGATAAAAACGCTTAA
- a CDS encoding RES family NAD+ phosphorylase produces the protein MSASSAVNPPLDPKPLPNHSNKQMPNSPRPPHSKPSRLKLTYDIVMVIAISIDLLFISIDAILMSNLSSSAASWLTLSDTLNWYRTVLHEPLRTAGGFFTLFLIVELLLRWAIAIKEQVYYRWFFFPFVHWYEVLGCFPQLRALRLFRVVIIGRRLHQLGYQVLPQPWLTRIKFYINLVLEELSDRVILTTIDSYRQQLTDPKMQKSLIDSTFTRNRNEIEATLLSLLRQELAPKLQQLNSHSENGKMLASDIGNAVQNALSNTPELHGLLRLIPIAGKLIEAQVLDIGHNIGENVVNALNECLLDPERIDALMVAIAQGVAQIDTNNTALETLIARIFSESLSEFESNLKIQQWKHEDLLNF, from the coding sequence GTGTCCGCCTCTTCTGCTGTCAATCCACCTTTAGACCCAAAGCCATTACCGAATCACTCAAATAAGCAAATGCCAAACTCACCGCGCCCGCCACACTCAAAGCCCAGTCGCTTAAAGTTGACCTATGATATCGTGATGGTTATCGCCATCAGTATTGATTTATTATTCATCAGTATCGATGCTATTTTAATGAGTAATCTTAGTAGTAGCGCGGCTAGCTGGTTAACACTCAGCGATACACTAAACTGGTATCGAACGGTTTTACATGAACCATTGCGTACGGCTGGCGGATTTTTTACCCTCTTTCTAATCGTAGAGTTACTATTACGCTGGGCTATTGCGATTAAAGAGCAGGTTTATTATCGCTGGTTTTTCTTCCCCTTTGTGCATTGGTATGAAGTGTTGGGCTGTTTTCCGCAGCTACGTGCGCTGCGTCTATTTCGAGTCGTTATTATCGGTCGACGCTTACACCAGCTTGGCTACCAAGTGCTACCGCAGCCATGGCTGACCCGTATTAAATTTTATATCAATTTAGTATTAGAAGAGCTGTCTGACCGCGTTATTTTGACCACCATTGATAGCTATCGTCAGCAATTAACCGACCCTAAAATGCAAAAGTCTTTGATTGATTCTACATTTACGCGTAATCGGAATGAGATTGAGGCGACGCTGCTGTCCTTGCTGCGCCAAGAGCTTGCGCCAAAATTACAACAGCTGAACAGTCACTCAGAAAACGGCAAAATGCTCGCCAGCGATATCGGCAATGCCGTTCAAAATGCGTTGTCTAATACGCCAGAGCTGCACGGCTTGCTGCGCTTAATTCCAATAGCGGGTAAACTGATTGAAGCGCAAGTACTAGATATCGGTCATAATATTGGTGAGAATGTCGTCAATGCGCTCAATGAATGCTTGCTCGACCCTGAACGTATAGATGCGCTCATGGTAGCAATTGCACAGGGCGTTGCCCAAATTGATACCAATAATACGGCACTGGAAACTCTCATCGCCCGTATATTTTCTGAGAGTTTGTCAGAATTTGAATCAAACTTAAAGATACAACAATGGAAGCATGAAGACTTGCTTAACTTTTAA
- the minC gene encoding septum site-determining protein MinC, producing MTISDTDHQPSSTTSEPAMTFYGKMLTFSRLQITTDDLTAIDAQLASMLTNKTSDIPVVIDSDIEQDLPALVDLLWSWGLQPIGVVNGLLEPQARAQRLAIFPADGKRIERILPSKKPATQISQAPAPASPEVPLDNSAEPLNVNNTPDATATLTETLVSGEHITSLIYDQMLRSGQSLNHVGGDLIIANSVNSGAEAITDNNLHVYGRAQGRLVAGATGDKDARIFCQIFNPSLVSVAGTYCLRDNLPAEVIDKPVQVSFVEGQGLVFRVIDNT from the coding sequence ATGACAATTTCGGATACAGACCACCAACCATCATCCACAACGTCTGAACCTGCTATGACTTTTTATGGCAAGATGCTGACCTTTTCACGCTTGCAAATCACGACTGACGACCTAACTGCCATTGATGCGCAGCTTGCAAGTATGCTCACTAATAAGACCAGTGATATTCCTGTCGTTATTGATAGTGATATCGAGCAGGACTTACCTGCTTTGGTAGATTTATTATGGTCATGGGGATTACAGCCGATTGGCGTGGTCAATGGACTGCTGGAGCCGCAAGCACGCGCGCAACGCTTGGCAATATTCCCTGCTGATGGCAAGCGTATTGAACGTATCTTACCCAGTAAAAAACCCGCGACCCAGATAAGCCAAGCACCTGCTCCTGCTAGCCCTGAAGTGCCGCTTGATAATAGCGCTGAGCCTTTAAACGTCAATAATACTCCTGATGCAACCGCGACTCTGACAGAAACCTTAGTCAGTGGCGAGCATATTACTAGCCTCATTTACGACCAAATGCTACGCTCAGGTCAAAGCCTCAATCATGTCGGTGGCGATTTAATCATTGCTAACAGTGTCAATAGTGGCGCTGAAGCCATTACCGATAATAATCTCCATGTCTACGGGCGCGCGCAAGGGCGCTTGGTTGCAGGCGCGACAGGCGACAAAGACGCTCGTATCTTCTGCCAAATATTTAACCCGTCATTAGTATCCGTGGCTGGTACTTACTGCTTACGTGATAACTTACCCGCAGAGGTGATTGATAAACCGGTACAGGTGAGTTTCGTAGAAGGTCAAGGACTGGTCTTTAGAGTCATTGATAATACATAG
- the minD gene encoding septum site-determining protein MinD yields the protein MAKIVVITSGKGGVGKTTTSASFAAGLALRGYKTVVIDFDVGLRNLDLIMGCENRIVYDFVDVISGNARLSQALVKDKQLENLFILPASQTRDKDALTDKGVAEVMEELSKEFDYIICDSPAGIERGAQLAMYHADEAIIVTNPEISSVRDSDRIIGILQSQTKKVAENKGSVREHLIITRYNAERAAANEMMSIETISNDILKVPLLGVIPESHSVLEASNHGEPVIHYTDSVAGQCYDDIVARFLGEERPLRHIEVKKKSFLQRWFGG from the coding sequence GTGGCAAAGATTGTTGTAATCACTTCAGGTAAAGGCGGTGTGGGCAAAACCACAACCAGCGCCTCTTTTGCTGCCGGTTTGGCATTGCGTGGCTATAAGACAGTGGTTATCGATTTTGATGTGGGCTTGCGTAATCTAGATTTGATTATGGGCTGTGAAAATCGTATCGTTTATGACTTCGTCGATGTCATCAGTGGTAATGCCCGCTTGTCTCAAGCTTTGGTGAAAGACAAGCAGCTGGAGAATTTATTTATTCTACCTGCGAGCCAAACCCGTGATAAAGATGCACTCACTGATAAAGGCGTGGCGGAAGTGATGGAAGAGCTGTCTAAAGAGTTCGACTATATCATTTGTGACTCTCCTGCGGGTATTGAGCGTGGTGCACAGCTTGCCATGTACCATGCTGACGAAGCCATTATTGTCACTAACCCTGAAATTTCTTCTGTCCGTGACTCTGATCGCATCATCGGCATCTTGCAAAGCCAGACCAAAAAGGTTGCTGAAAATAAAGGTTCGGTACGTGAGCATTTAATCATTACTCGTTACAATGCAGAACGTGCCGCAGCCAATGAGATGATGAGCATTGAAACCATCTCTAATGACATCTTAAAAGTGCCATTATTGGGCGTCATTCCTGAGAGTCATTCTGTACTTGAAGCCTCGAACCATGGTGAGCCAGTCATTCATTATACCGACTCTGTTGCTGGTCAATGTTATGACGATATCGTCGCCCGCTTCTTAGGGGAAGAACGACCATTACGTCATATTGAAGTGAAGAAGAAGAGTTTCTTACAGCGCTGGTTTGGGGGTTAA
- the minE gene encoding cell division topological specificity factor MinE, which yields MSKKKGFWSNLFGADDANAAGSANMATERLKVIVATENRLNNRLTADRIEKMKREILEVVNKYVNGVQIDDVNINHRHEDTLDVLEMNISLPEHKK from the coding sequence ATGAGCAAGAAAAAAGGGTTTTGGAGTAACTTATTTGGCGCAGATGATGCTAACGCTGCGGGTAGTGCCAATATGGCAACTGAACGCCTAAAGGTTATCGTTGCCACTGAAAATCGTTTAAACAATCGTCTGACCGCTGATCGTATCGAAAAAATGAAACGTGAAATACTTGAAGTGGTTAATAAATACGTGAACGGTGTACAGATTGATGATGTGAATATTAACCATCGTCACGAAGATACTCTTGATGTACTTGAAATGAATATCAGCTTGCCTGAACATAAGAAATAA
- a CDS encoding cytochrome b, whose amino-acid sequence MNNGNVSVQKWSASSRIFHWISVLLLLVTWLLMLVYGYTDSKIYIGLHKAFGMSVLFWMLARVINRVFTKAPPALPMPKFQIIVSQLTHFILYALLIAMPVTGLLMSVYGGRPVDMFGLFEIPVFVTPVRSMARFYNDVHADILWPMIIVFTGLHIGAALYHQFIKKDNLIGRIK is encoded by the coding sequence ATGAATAACGGTAACGTAAGCGTGCAGAAGTGGTCAGCCAGTAGCCGGATATTTCACTGGATTAGTGTGTTGTTATTACTCGTGACGTGGCTACTCATGCTGGTATATGGCTATACGGACAGTAAGATATATATTGGTCTGCATAAAGCCTTTGGTATGAGTGTCTTATTTTGGATGCTGGCACGGGTGATTAATCGGGTATTTACCAAAGCACCACCAGCATTACCTATGCCGAAATTTCAAATTATCGTCTCGCAGTTGACCCATTTTATTTTATACGCGCTATTGATTGCGATGCCAGTCACGGGTTTATTAATGTCGGTCTATGGTGGTCGACCTGTTGATATGTTCGGCTTGTTCGAAATCCCTGTCTTTGTGACACCCGTTCGTAGCATGGCACGTTTTTATAATGATGTGCATGCTGATATACTTTGGCCCATGATTATCGTCTTTACCGGACTGCATATTGGTGCTGCGCTCTATCATCAGTTTATCAAAAAAGACAATTTAATTGGTCGTATAAAATAG
- a CDS encoding chemotaxis protein CheB, with translation MMDDARLDLLRDKDSSDITVLVIAESQHQRLAFSETVRSCGFTLIDCVSRAQLRHYSQVDIWLVDSVYDDHVENAIAGSGSSAVLVGFSQAPYLNEAQHYAKWQRKLKRKLAQILAMPSLIESPVYNSSIKPWRYVVFLGASMGGPSAVKAFLDHLSPTLPICLLLAHHFNSNMMETLPRILTRHNDWQCQVISITQQLKSGYCLIAPIEQQIVCDSEGRVILSEQPWSGEYKPAIGQLLKNASDVYGSELVSIVFSGMGCDGSQYLDTIQDNDSQLWAQDPSLSTCSSQPQAIIDSGYCQFIGSPEALAQKLTDYVNGTTSVLSET, from the coding sequence ATGATGGATGATGCGCGCTTAGACTTATTACGAGATAAGGATAGTAGCGACATTACGGTGTTGGTAATAGCTGAAAGTCAGCATCAGCGCTTGGCGTTTAGTGAAACCGTGCGCAGTTGTGGTTTTACCTTGATAGACTGCGTATCGCGTGCGCAGCTGCGGCATTATTCACAAGTGGATATCTGGTTGGTTGATAGTGTTTATGACGACCACGTGGAGAATGCCATTGCGGGCTCGGGCTCAAGCGCCGTGTTAGTGGGTTTTAGCCAAGCGCCGTATCTTAATGAAGCACAGCACTATGCCAAATGGCAGCGTAAGCTCAAGCGTAAATTGGCGCAAATTCTAGCGATGCCTTCATTAATAGAGTCGCCCGTTTATAACAGCAGTATTAAACCTTGGCGCTATGTGGTGTTTTTGGGTGCGTCTATGGGCGGTCCTAGCGCGGTTAAGGCATTCTTGGATCACCTATCACCGACCCTGCCCATTTGTCTGCTATTGGCGCATCATTTTAATTCTAATATGATGGAGACATTACCGCGCATTCTCACGCGGCATAACGATTGGCAGTGTCAGGTTATTAGCATTACCCAGCAGCTAAAATCCGGATACTGCTTAATTGCGCCCATTGAACAGCAAATTGTCTGCGACTCTGAAGGGCGGGTGATTCTGTCGGAACAGCCTTGGAGTGGGGAGTATAAACCCGCTATCGGTCAACTCCTTAAAAATGCCAGTGACGTTTATGGTAGTGAGCTGGTGAGTATTGTTTTTTCTGGAATGGGTTGCGATGGTTCGCAATATTTGGATACGATTCAAGACAATGATAGTCAGTTATGGGCACAAGACCCAAGCTTAAGCACGTGCTCAAGCCAACCGCAAGCCATTATTGACTCAGGCTACTGTCAGTTTATTGGTAGCCCTGAAGCCTTAGCGCAAAAGCTTACCGACTATGTTAATGGCACAACTTCAGTATTGTCTGAAACTTAA